From Halomicrobium salinisoli, the proteins below share one genomic window:
- a CDS encoding Lrp/AsnC ligand binding domain-containing protein, whose translation MVSAYLMIKTAAGRSADLLTAIEEQEGVHEAHIVAGQYDIIAEVGGENVYDVVHAASTDVRDLEGVVDTRTYICLD comes from the coding sequence ATGGTCAGTGCGTACCTCATGATCAAGACGGCGGCCGGGCGGTCGGCCGACCTGCTGACCGCCATCGAGGAGCAGGAGGGCGTCCACGAAGCCCACATCGTGGCGGGCCAGTACGACATCATCGCCGAGGTCGGCGGGGAGAACGTCTACGACGTAGTTCACGCCGCGTCGACTGACGTCAGGGACCTCGAGGGCGTCGTCGACACGCGGACCTACATCTGCCTGGACTAG
- the tmk gene encoding dTMP kinase: MLVTLEGLDGSGKTTAWEHLREVLDADAVFTREPTDSWYGEAVERSIADDDADPLAELFLYTADHAAHLDDTIRPALAEDRLVVSDRYSDSRYAYQGATLESVVDDPLEYVRGIHEPFTRPPDATIYLDVDPETAADRSGATNKFETAEYLAEVRENYERLIAAEPERFVRVDATRPAAEVRDAVVAAVRDRIEG; encoded by the coding sequence ATGCTCGTCACGCTGGAGGGGCTGGACGGCAGCGGCAAGACGACCGCCTGGGAGCACCTCCGCGAGGTCCTCGACGCCGACGCCGTCTTCACGCGCGAACCGACCGACTCGTGGTACGGCGAGGCGGTCGAGCGCTCCATCGCCGACGACGACGCGGACCCGCTCGCCGAACTCTTCCTCTACACGGCCGACCACGCGGCCCACCTCGACGACACGATCCGACCGGCCCTGGCCGAGGACAGGCTGGTCGTCTCCGACCGGTACTCCGACTCCCGGTACGCCTACCAGGGGGCCACCCTGGAGAGCGTCGTCGACGACCCGCTGGAGTACGTCCGGGGCATCCACGAGCCGTTCACCCGGCCGCCGGACGCGACCATCTACCTCGACGTCGACCCGGAGACGGCCGCCGACCGTAGCGGCGCGACCAACAAGTTCGAGACCGCCGAGTACCTCGCCGAGGTCCGCGAGAACTACGAGCGCCTGATCGCGGCCGAGCCCGAGCGGTTCGTCCGGGTCGACGCGACCCGGCCCGCGGCGGAAGTCCGCGACGCCGTCGTGGCGGCCGTCCGCGACCGCATCGAGGGCTGA
- a CDS encoding complex I NDUFA9 subunit family protein translates to MNVLVVGGSGFIGQHLCRELDGRSHDVAALARSPGDADLPAGVETVRGDVTDYDSIEGAFEERDAVVNLVSLSPLFRPDGGDGMHERVHLGGTDNCVRAAEEHGVERFVQMSALGADSGAPTHFLRSKGRAEEVVRNSELDWVILRPSVVFGEGDEFVGFTKRLKGMFAPGLPVYPLPGGGDQTRFQPVWIGDFAPMIAEALEDDDHVGEVYEIGGPETLTLREVTEQVYESEGRSIRVVPLPMGLAKAGLTVMGTVGLPLGPDQYRSLNIDNTTADNDVDAFGVDQGELRRLWDYLTTT, encoded by the coding sequence ATGAACGTCCTGGTTGTCGGCGGGAGCGGCTTCATCGGGCAGCACCTGTGTCGCGAGCTCGACGGGCGGAGCCACGACGTGGCGGCCCTCGCGCGGTCGCCGGGGGACGCCGACCTGCCGGCCGGCGTCGAGACGGTTCGGGGCGACGTGACCGACTACGACTCGATCGAGGGGGCCTTCGAGGAGCGAGACGCGGTCGTCAACCTGGTGTCGCTGTCGCCGCTGTTCAGGCCTGACGGCGGCGACGGGATGCACGAGCGGGTCCACCTCGGCGGGACGGACAACTGCGTCCGGGCCGCCGAAGAGCACGGCGTCGAGCGATTCGTCCAGATGAGTGCGCTCGGGGCGGACTCCGGAGCGCCGACGCACTTCCTCCGGTCCAAGGGTCGGGCGGAGGAGGTCGTCCGGAACTCGGAGCTTGACTGGGTGATCCTCCGGCCCTCCGTGGTGTTCGGCGAGGGCGACGAGTTCGTCGGCTTCACGAAGCGTCTGAAGGGGATGTTCGCGCCGGGACTACCGGTCTACCCCCTGCCGGGCGGCGGTGACCAGACGCGGTTCCAGCCCGTCTGGATCGGCGACTTCGCGCCGATGATCGCCGAGGCGCTCGAGGACGACGATCACGTCGGGGAGGTCTACGAGATCGGCGGCCCGGAGACGCTGACCCTCCGGGAGGTGACCGAGCAGGTCTACGAGTCCGAGGGGCGGTCGATCAGAGTCGTTCCGCTACCGATGGGACTGGCGAAAGCCGGGCTTACCGTCATGGGTACGGTCGGCCTTCCGCTGGGGCCCGACCAGTATCGTTCCCTGAATATCGACAACACCACGGCGGACAACGACGTCGACGCGTTCGGCGTCGATCAGGGTGAGTTGCGGCGCCTGTGGGACTACCTCACGACGACCTGA
- a CDS encoding tubulin/FtsZ family protein — protein MKLAMIGFGQAGGKIVDKFLEYDERTNSGIVRAAVAVNTAKADLLGLDNVPEENRVLIGQARVKGHGVGADNELGAEIAEEDIDEIQGAIDNIPVHEIDAFLVVAGLGGGTGSGGSPVLAKHLQRIYTEPVYGLGVLPGSDEGGIYTLNAARSFQTFVREVDNLLVFDNDAWRKTGESMEGGYDHINEEIVRRFGVLFGAGEIGSGDNVAESVVDSSEIINTLSGGGVSTVGYASEDVELSSNGGGLLSRFKDDDGSEMDTANTTNRITSLVRKAALGRLTLPCEIDGAERALLVMAGPSAHLNRKGIERGRKWLEEQTGSMEVRGGDYPTNEPRVAAAVLLSGVHNVPRVKELQQVAIEAQENIDDIRQESEDNLEELVEDDEDELDPLF, from the coding sequence ATGAAACTCGCGATGATCGGCTTCGGGCAGGCCGGCGGAAAAATCGTGGACAAGTTCCTCGAGTACGACGAACGGACCAACTCGGGGATCGTCCGCGCGGCCGTCGCGGTCAACACCGCGAAGGCGGACCTGCTCGGGCTCGACAACGTTCCGGAGGAGAATCGGGTCCTCATCGGGCAGGCGCGCGTCAAGGGGCACGGCGTCGGCGCCGACAACGAACTCGGCGCGGAGATCGCCGAGGAGGACATCGACGAAATTCAGGGCGCAATCGACAACATCCCGGTCCACGAGATCGACGCCTTCCTGGTGGTCGCCGGGCTCGGCGGGGGCACCGGCTCCGGCGGCTCGCCGGTCCTCGCGAAGCACCTCCAGCGCATCTACACCGAACCCGTCTACGGCCTGGGCGTGCTGCCCGGTAGCGACGAGGGCGGCATCTACACGCTCAACGCCGCGCGCTCGTTCCAGACGTTCGTGCGCGAGGTTGACAACCTCCTCGTGTTCGACAACGACGCCTGGCGGAAGACGGGCGAGTCCATGGAGGGCGGCTACGACCACATCAACGAGGAGATCGTCCGTCGCTTCGGCGTCCTGTTCGGCGCCGGCGAGATCGGCTCCGGCGACAACGTCGCCGAGAGCGTCGTCGACTCCTCCGAGATCATCAACACCCTCTCCGGCGGCGGCGTCTCCACCGTCGGTTACGCCTCCGAGGACGTCGAACTCTCCTCGAACGGCGGCGGCCTCCTCTCGCGGTTCAAGGACGACGACGGCAGCGAGATGGACACGGCCAACACGACCAACCGCATCACGTCGCTCGTCCGCAAGGCCGCCCTCGGTCGACTGACCCTCCCCTGCGAGATCGACGGCGCCGAGCGCGCGCTGCTCGTGATGGCCGGTCCCTCGGCTCACCTCAACCGGAAGGGCATCGAGCGCGGCCGGAAGTGGCTCGAGGAGCAGACCGGCTCCATGGAGGTCCGGGGCGGGGACTACCCGACCAACGAGCCCCGCGTCGCCGCGGCGGTGCTCCTCTCGGGCGTCCACAACGTCCCGCGCGTCAAGGAGCTCCAGCAGGTCGCCATCGAGGCCCAGGAGAACATCGACGACATCCGCCAGGAGAGCGAGGACAACCTCGAAGAACTGGTGGAAGATGACGAGGATGAGCTTGACCCGCTGTTCTAG
- the cofC gene encoding 2-phospho-L-lactate guanylyltransferase — MRVVVPFDATEPKTRLSSVLSADERREFAAVLLGDVLNAIAAADVETDVEVVATDDVDCDAPVTVDDRPLDPAINDRLDAGPLAVVMADLAIATPAAIERLFAPDDDVVLVPGLGGGTNAFVARTDAFRVDYHDASIRDHRENARAVGSVAEVDSFRLAVDVDEPGDLAEVLLHGAGEAPEWLRERGFAVATDGRTGVERGED; from the coding sequence ATGCGCGTCGTCGTCCCGTTCGACGCCACCGAGCCGAAGACGCGCCTTTCCTCCGTTCTGTCGGCCGACGAGCGCCGCGAGTTCGCCGCGGTACTGCTCGGAGACGTCCTGAACGCGATAGCAGCAGCGGACGTCGAGACAGACGTCGAGGTCGTGGCGACCGACGACGTGGACTGCGACGCGCCCGTGACCGTCGACGACCGTCCGCTGGACCCGGCGATCAACGACCGCCTCGATGCGGGGCCGCTCGCGGTGGTGATGGCCGACCTCGCGATCGCGACGCCGGCAGCGATCGAGCGGCTGTTCGCGCCCGACGACGACGTCGTCCTGGTGCCGGGGCTGGGCGGGGGCACGAACGCCTTCGTCGCCCGGACCGACGCGTTCCGCGTGGACTACCACGACGCGTCGATCCGCGACCACCGCGAGAACGCCCGCGCGGTCGGCTCCGTCGCCGAGGTCGACTCCTTCCGGCTGGCGGTCGACGTCGACGAGCCGGGCGACCTCGCCGAGGTGCTGCTGCACGGCGCGGGCGAGGCCCCCGAGTGGCTCCGCGAGCGCGGGTTCGCGGTGGCGACGGACGGCCGCACCGGCGTCGAGCGGGGCGAGGACTGA